CACGGCCCAGACGGGTTCCGCCCCACACCCGGGCGGCGGTGGAGACGCTCAGGCGCAGCGGGTGCGTCAGGGCGTTCATGCTCAGCGGTTGGGGCGGCGCACCGCCGCCATGATCAGGGCGAAGGCGATGATGACCGTCAGGTAGCTGATCAGCGAGGCGGCGGGGCTGAACAGCGGGTTCAGCACGTCCAGCGAGAACTTGTAGATGGCGAACGGCACCGCCCAGCCCAGGGCGAAGTAGACGGCGCGGCGCAGAAAGTCGGGCGTGACGGCGGCCATCGGGAAGTAGCGCATGGGCACCAGCATGGCCGGAATCAGCAGCAGCTGCGCGAGATAGAACCAGACCGGCAGCCGCGCAAAGCCGTATTCCAGGCCGCCAAAGACGACGTTCAGCGCGGCGATGATGAGACCGGTCACCAGGGCGGTGCGGGGCAAGAAGGCATTCACACCCGGCATGCTGCCACAGCGGGGCGTGGCAATGGTCCATTCCGGCCTGGAGTTCGGCAGTCCGCTGTGTACACGGACCAGGCCCTCACCGTTCGCCGGGGGCCCTCACACACCATCGGGTGGCCCGGGGGGGGGCAGGACATCAACAAAATGTTCCACTGTCGGGAACGGGTCATAGAAATAGAACGGCAGCAGTTGTGTGCGCCACAGTTCATACTCGGAGCTGTGGCGAAAGCCGACGGTATGGTCCTCCACAGTGTTCCACCACACGAGCAGGGCGTAGCGGTGGTCTTCTTCCACACCGCGCTGCAACTCGTGGCGGATGTAGCCCTGCGTGCCGGTCAGCAGGGGCAGCGCCGCCGTGAAAGCCGCCTCAAACTCGGCCGTCTGACCGGGGCGGATGGGCAGCAGTGCGAGTGCCAGGACCATGCTTGCCTCTTGTGTACTGGGGAGAAGGGAGTGAAGAGGGCCGGGAAAGGAGGACAGGGCATCTGACTGCCCCCGGCGGGGCCTGTGTCCATGTGGTTCTCTTCGGAGTATAGACCGGGCCCCCATGATTCGGCCGTGCCGGAAAGAGGGGCTGGAAAGTTGGAACGGCACGGCGCGGGTGGCACCATGCGGAGCAGGCTTTTCCAGAGCGGAGCTCACTCTGGACCATGTGAAGGGAGGGGCCCAAGGTGCTGGCCCCTCCCGGAAGTGAAGTCGCTGCAGCGTGTCCGGGGTTCAGATGCGCCCAGGCGCAAACTCTCCCTGGCGGCGCTCGGCCCCCAGGCCCGCCACGATCATGTTCTGAACACGGATCCACGCGCGGGCGCTGGCCTCCACCACGTCGGTGGCGACGCCCAGACCGTGCAGGAGCGTCTCGCCGTGGCGGGCGCTGACGCTGACCTCGCCCAGCGCGTCGCCGCCCTGCGTGACGGCCTGGATGCGGTAGCTCTCCAGGGTGGGGCTCATGCCGGTGATCTTGTTGATCGCCTGGAAAGCCGCCTCGACCGGGCCGTCGCCGTGGGCGGTGGCGTCCACCGGGCCGTCGGGCGTCTGCAGCCGCACAAAGGCCACCGGGGTCATGTTCATGCCGGACGTGATCTGGAAGCCTTCCAGGCTGAAGGTCTGCGGCACGTCGCTGCGGGCGTCCACCAGGGCGCGCAGGTCGTCGGCGAAAATCTGGCCCTTGCGGTCGGCCAGGTCCTTGAAGCGCCCGAACAGGTGCTGGACCTTGTCGTCGGGCATCTCGGCGTAGCCCAGATCGGTCAGCGCCTTGCGAAAGGCGGCCCGGCCCGAGTGCTTGCCCATCACCAGCACGGCGGCCTCGCGGCCCACCAGCTCGGCATTCATGATCTCGTAGGTCTCACGCGCCTTGATCACCCCGTCCTGATGAATGCCCGATTCGTGCGCGAAGGCATTGTCGCCCACGATGGCCTTGTTGGGCTGCACCGGCATTCCGCTCAGGCGGCTGACCAGCCGGGAAGCGCGGTACAGCTCGCGGGTGCGGATGCCGGTCTGGTAGCCGTAGTGGTCGGCGCGGGTGTGAAAGGCCATCACGATCTCTTCCAGGCTGGCGTTTCCGGCCCGCTCTCCGATGCCGTTGATGGTGCACTCGATCTGCCGCGCTCCACCCTCGGCCGCCGCGATGGAGTTGGCGACCGCCATGCCCAGGTCATCGTGGCAGTGGCTGCTCAGGATGACGTGCGCGGGCAGTTCGCCCTTCAGGTAGGCAAACAGCTCGCGCATCTCCTGGGGCGTGGTGTAGCCCACCGTATCGGGAATGTTGATGGTGGTGGCCCCCGCTTCTACCGTCGCCTTGAAGATCCGGCTCAGGAAGGCCCAGTCGCTGCGGGTGGCGTCCTCGGCGCTGAATTCCACGTCGTCCACGAAGGACCGGGCCAGCGTCACAGCCTGCACGGCGCGCTCGACCACCGCGTCGGGTTCCAGGTTCAGTTTTTTCGCCATGTGGATCGGGCTGGTGGCGATAAAGGTGTGGATGCGGGGTTTCTCGGCCGCCTCGACTGCTCGGGCCGCCGCCTCGATGTCGGCCCGTCCTGCGCGCGCCAGTCCCGCGATGATCGGGCCGCGCACCTCCCGCGCGATGCGCGAAACGCCTTCCAGGTCGCCGGGGCTGGCGATGGGAAACCCGGCCTCGATCACGTCCACGCCCATCTTGGCCAGCTGATGCGCAATCTCGAGCTTCTGTGAGTGGTTCAGGGCCACGCCGGGAGACTGCTCGCCGTCCCGCAGGGTGGTGTCAAAGATGCGGATGCGGTCGGTGCTCTGCGGCTGAACACTCTGTGGTTGAGCACTGTGCGGCTGGGTCATGGCAACTCCTGTACGGCTGGATCGAGAAACGGGCC
Above is a genomic segment from Deinococcus aerophilus containing:
- a CDS encoding 2-isopropylmalate synthase → MTQPHSAQPQSVQPQSTDRIRIFDTTLRDGEQSPGVALNHSQKLEIAHQLAKMGVDVIEAGFPIASPGDLEGVSRIAREVRGPIIAGLARAGRADIEAAARAVEAAEKPRIHTFIATSPIHMAKKLNLEPDAVVERAVQAVTLARSFVDDVEFSAEDATRSDWAFLSRIFKATVEAGATTINIPDTVGYTTPQEMRELFAYLKGELPAHVILSSHCHDDLGMAVANSIAAAEGGARQIECTINGIGERAGNASLEEIVMAFHTRADHYGYQTGIRTRELYRASRLVSRLSGMPVQPNKAIVGDNAFAHESGIHQDGVIKARETYEIMNAELVGREAAVLVMGKHSGRAAFRKALTDLGYAEMPDDKVQHLFGRFKDLADRKGQIFADDLRALVDARSDVPQTFSLEGFQITSGMNMTPVAFVRLQTPDGPVDATAHGDGPVEAAFQAINKITGMSPTLESYRIQAVTQGGDALGEVSVSARHGETLLHGLGVATDVVEASARAWIRVQNMIVAGLGAERRQGEFAPGRI
- a CDS encoding antibiotic biosynthesis monooxygenase family protein, which gives rise to MVLALALLPIRPGQTAEFEAAFTAALPLLTGTQGYIRHELQRGVEEDHRYALLVWWNTVEDHTVGFRHSSEYELWRTQLLPFYFYDPFPTVEHFVDVLPPPGPPDGV